The following coding sequences lie in one Allochromatium vinosum DSM 180 genomic window:
- the flhF gene encoding flagellar biosynthesis protein FlhF has translation MNVRRYQAKNMQDAMRQVREQQGPDAVILSSRRVDGVLEVVAATEAPTEPVAPVRPSVSRATRPASADSDLAAMRRELRDLRALLAQQQALSERDQWAVRHPLAAGIAERLVECGFDDTLARSLIGGLQEDQTHEDAWSRLRTRLAASVATVQPSVLERGGVLALVGPTGAGKTTTLSRLALHRIRRLGPDSVTLVTFDRQRIGAHKQLQAFGQMAGVPVILLENERDLIALANRSASDHLILVDTEGRSARDAAERKLFAQIRHLVEIETWLVIPATHQAGVLRQVLKAFQSCEPTALVLTKIDEAERLGEILSVLLEQHLGLVFQSDGQRIEEDFHKADTAHLTRLALGEPSQRFQSRVEIETPNVGSERSWFTARDISALAPCEPLSRLSTPKTPSPSTRTPSAPSAVTRDSLVLESVIPFRKSVHAAY, from the coding sequence ATGAATGTACGGCGCTATCAGGCAAAGAACATGCAGGACGCCATGCGCCAGGTGCGTGAGCAGCAGGGACCGGACGCCGTGATCCTGTCGAGCCGTCGTGTCGATGGCGTGCTGGAGGTCGTGGCCGCGACCGAGGCGCCGACCGAACCGGTCGCGCCCGTGCGTCCCAGTGTGTCACGCGCTACGCGCCCGGCGTCGGCCGATTCCGATCTGGCCGCCATGCGCCGCGAACTGCGCGATCTACGCGCCCTGCTGGCGCAACAGCAGGCGCTGAGCGAACGCGATCAATGGGCCGTGCGTCATCCGCTGGCTGCCGGGATCGCCGAACGGCTCGTCGAGTGCGGGTTCGACGATACGCTGGCGCGCTCGCTCATCGGCGGACTCCAGGAGGATCAGACGCACGAGGACGCCTGGAGTCGTCTGCGGACCCGTCTCGCCGCCTCGGTCGCGACCGTGCAGCCAAGCGTTCTGGAGCGCGGTGGTGTCCTGGCGCTCGTCGGCCCCACTGGCGCGGGCAAGACTACCACCCTGAGCCGACTGGCCCTGCACCGCATCCGCCGCCTGGGGCCGGATTCCGTCACCCTGGTCACCTTCGACCGTCAGCGCATCGGCGCCCACAAGCAGCTCCAGGCTTTCGGCCAGATGGCCGGCGTACCGGTCATCCTGCTGGAGAACGAGCGCGATCTCATCGCTCTGGCCAACCGCAGCGCCAGTGATCATCTCATTCTCGTCGACACCGAGGGGCGCTCCGCGCGCGATGCCGCTGAGCGCAAGCTCTTCGCCCAGATCCGTCATCTGGTCGAGATCGAGACTTGGCTGGTGATTCCGGCGACGCATCAGGCCGGGGTGCTGCGTCAGGTGCTCAAAGCCTTCCAGAGCTGCGAACCCACGGCTCTCGTCCTGACCAAGATCGACGAAGCCGAACGGCTCGGCGAGATCCTCTCGGTGCTGCTGGAGCAGCATCTGGGGCTGGTTTTCCAGAGCGACGGACAACGCATCGAGGAAGACTTCCACAAGGCTGACACGGCGCATCTGACGCGCCTGGCGCTGGGCGAGCCGAGTCAGCGCTTCCAGTCGCGCGTTGAGATCGAAACACCAAACGTCGGTAGCGAGCGCAGCTGGTTCACCGCGCGCGATATCTCCGCGCTTGCTCCCTGTGAGCCATTGTCTAGACTATCGACCCCGAAGACTCCGAGCCCGAGTACGCGGACGCCATCGGCGCCCAGTGCCGTGACGCGCGACAGCCTGGTGCTGGAGTCCGTGATCCCCTTCAGGAAATCCGTGCATGCAGCCTACTAG
- the flhA gene encoding flagellar biosynthesis protein FlhA, protein MTTLVERLTEVGRMGLVTPLLLIALLGMLVLPLPPFLLDLLFTFNIALSLIVVMVAVYTPRPVDFASFPTVILVATLLRLALNVASTRVILLNGGEGTEAAGKVIEAFGQFVLGGNFAIGVVVFTILVIINFVVVTKGAGRVSEVSARFTLDAMPGKQMAIDADLNAGLISQEDARKRREDVAQEADFYGSMDGASKFVRGDAIAGILILFINIIGGIIIGVTQAGMTFADASNTFILLSIGDGLVAQIPSLLLSSATAIIVTRTSSSQDMGQQVFGQMFANPRVLYISGGVIGILGLIPGMPNLVFLGISSSLIGAGYLIAAKPAAPPPEVIERLPQGLELPAPEDRDLSWEDVPPVDLVSLEVGYRLIPLVDRTQDGQLMTRIKGIRRKLSQEFGFLIQPVHIRDNLELGPNQYRISLLGVTAAEAEVFPDRDLAINPGQVFGTVEGTPTKDPTFNLDALWIDPANRDVAQAAGYTVVDSATVIATHLSQIFRENAHRLIGHEEVQHLLDQLARRSPKLVENLLSSKSISLGVVLKVLQNLLAEQVAIRDLRTIAETLAERSAKSQDPATLTAAVRVALARSIVQDLIGPDDELPLIALDPSLEQLLHKSLQSSQGETIGIEPGLAERLQRSVIEAAHKQEAEGAPAVLVVAPEIRSWIAGWLRGAVRNLTVLAFTEIPDNRRIRVVATVGKSDNAQARA, encoded by the coding sequence ATGACCACGCTCGTCGAACGCCTGACCGAGGTCGGGCGCATGGGGCTGGTCACGCCCCTGCTGCTGATCGCGCTGCTCGGCATGCTGGTGCTGCCGCTGCCGCCGTTCCTGCTCGATCTGCTGTTCACCTTCAACATCGCGCTGTCGCTGATCGTGGTCATGGTCGCGGTCTATACGCCGCGTCCGGTCGATTTCGCCTCCTTCCCGACCGTGATCCTGGTGGCGACCCTGCTGCGTCTGGCGCTCAACGTCGCTTCGACGCGGGTGATCCTGCTCAACGGCGGCGAGGGCACCGAGGCGGCGGGCAAGGTGATCGAGGCCTTCGGTCAATTCGTTCTCGGCGGCAACTTCGCCATCGGCGTGGTGGTGTTCACCATCCTGGTCATCATCAACTTCGTGGTCGTCACTAAGGGCGCCGGGCGCGTCTCCGAGGTCAGCGCCCGCTTCACCCTGGATGCCATGCCCGGCAAACAGATGGCCATCGACGCCGATCTCAATGCTGGTCTGATCTCGCAGGAGGACGCACGCAAGCGCCGCGAGGACGTGGCCCAGGAAGCCGATTTCTACGGCTCCATGGACGGCGCCAGCAAGTTCGTGCGCGGCGACGCCATCGCCGGCATCCTGATCCTGTTCATCAACATCATCGGCGGCATCATCATCGGCGTCACCCAGGCCGGGATGACCTTCGCGGATGCCTCCAACACCTTCATCCTGCTGAGCATCGGCGATGGTCTGGTCGCCCAGATCCCCTCGCTGCTGCTATCCTCGGCCACGGCCATCATCGTCACCCGTACCTCCAGCTCCCAGGACATGGGCCAGCAGGTGTTCGGCCAGATGTTCGCCAACCCGCGCGTGCTCTATATCTCGGGCGGCGTCATCGGAATCCTGGGACTGATTCCGGGGATGCCCAATCTGGTCTTTCTCGGGATCTCTTCCAGTCTGATCGGGGCCGGTTATCTGATCGCGGCCAAGCCGGCGGCGCCTCCGCCGGAGGTCATCGAGCGTCTGCCGCAGGGGCTGGAACTGCCCGCGCCCGAGGATCGCGATCTGTCCTGGGAGGATGTGCCGCCGGTCGATCTGGTGTCGCTGGAGGTCGGCTACCGGCTCATCCCCCTGGTCGACCGCACTCAGGACGGCCAGCTCATGACCCGCATCAAGGGCATCCGGCGCAAGCTCTCGCAGGAGTTCGGCTTTCTCATCCAGCCGGTGCACATCCGCGACAACCTGGAGCTGGGACCGAACCAGTACCGGATCTCACTGCTGGGTGTGACGGCCGCCGAAGCCGAGGTCTTCCCCGATCGCGATCTGGCGATCAATCCGGGCCAGGTGTTCGGCACCGTCGAGGGCACGCCGACCAAGGATCCGACCTTCAATCTCGACGCGCTCTGGATCGACCCGGCCAACCGTGATGTGGCCCAGGCCGCCGGTTATACCGTGGTCGACTCGGCCACTGTCATCGCCACCCATCTGTCACAGATCTTCCGCGAGAACGCCCACCGCCTCATCGGACACGAGGAGGTCCAGCATCTGCTCGATCAGCTCGCGCGCCGCTCGCCCAAGCTGGTCGAAAACCTGCTATCGTCCAAATCGATCTCGCTCGGGGTGGTGCTCAAGGTGCTCCAGAACCTGTTGGCCGAGCAGGTGGCGATCCGCGATCTGCGTACCATCGCCGAAACCTTGGCGGAACGCTCGGCCAAGAGTCAAGATCCCGCCACTCTGACCGCCGCCGTGCGCGTGGCACTCGCCCGTTCGATCGTGCAGGATCTGATCGGACCCGACGACGAGCTGCCGCTGATCGCACTCGATCCATCATTGGAACAACTGTTGCATAAATCGCTACAAAGCAGCCAGGGCGAAACCATCGGTATCGAGCCCGGTCTGGCCGAGCGGCTCCAGCGCTCGGTGATCGAGGCGGCTCACAAGCAGGAAGCCGAGGGCGCGCCGGCTGTCTTGGTGGTGGCTCCGGAGATTCGCTCCTGGATCGCGGGCTGGCTGAGAGGCGCGGTACGCAACCTGACCGTGCTGGCCTTCACCGAGATCCCGGACAACCGACGCATCCGGGTCGTGGCCACCGTGGGCAAGAGCGACAATGCTCAGGCACGGGCCTGA
- the flhB gene encoding flagellar biosynthesis protein FlhB — translation MAENENGQERSEAPTAKRLRESREKGQVARSRELNTFIILIVGGAFLLFLGGGMAARISQLMIDGWTLERGLIFDEGLLVPHLQHLLGRALLILAPLFGLLMVIALMGPILVGGLNFSTQALMPKFSKVNPISGLKRVFSVQGLMELVKGLGKFGLVGIVATLAIMSIWGNLLTLGELPVEQAIVQTVHMAAWLFLIAAAALLVVAAIDVPFQVWNHQKQLRMTLQEIKDEFKETEGKPEVKGRIRQLQHEMSQRRMMSEVPKADVVITNPTHYAVAISYVPAIMPAPRLLAKGTDAVAQAIRALAEEHRIVRVEAPRVARAIYFTTDLNQEIPNGLFVAVARILAYVYQIRREDPDVELADDLPVPEEYLDPRSAPRRRRRRR, via the coding sequence ATGGCCGAGAACGAAAACGGCCAGGAACGCTCCGAAGCCCCCACCGCCAAACGCTTGCGCGAGTCGCGCGAGAAAGGCCAGGTCGCGCGTTCGCGCGAACTCAACACCTTCATCATCCTGATCGTGGGCGGGGCCTTTCTGCTCTTCCTCGGCGGCGGTATGGCCGCGCGGATCAGTCAGTTGATGATCGACGGCTGGACGCTGGAACGCGGGCTGATTTTCGACGAGGGTCTGCTGGTGCCCCATCTCCAGCACCTGCTCGGGCGCGCGCTCCTGATCCTGGCGCCGCTGTTCGGGCTGCTCATGGTGATCGCCCTCATGGGGCCGATCCTGGTCGGGGGCCTGAACTTCTCCACCCAGGCGCTCATGCCCAAGTTCTCCAAGGTCAATCCGATCAGCGGCCTCAAGCGCGTGTTTTCGGTACAGGGCCTGATGGAACTGGTCAAGGGACTGGGCAAGTTTGGGCTGGTCGGGATCGTGGCGACCCTGGCCATCATGAGCATCTGGGGTAATCTGCTCACACTCGGCGAACTGCCGGTGGAGCAGGCGATCGTCCAGACCGTCCACATGGCCGCCTGGCTGTTTCTCATCGCCGCCGCCGCCTTGCTGGTGGTGGCGGCCATCGACGTGCCCTTCCAGGTCTGGAACCATCAGAAACAACTGCGCATGACGCTCCAGGAGATCAAGGACGAGTTCAAGGAGACCGAAGGCAAGCCCGAGGTCAAGGGCCGCATCCGCCAGTTGCAGCACGAGATGTCGCAGCGGCGCATGATGTCGGAGGTGCCCAAGGCCGACGTGGTCATCACCAATCCGACCCACTATGCCGTGGCCATCTCCTATGTGCCGGCGATCATGCCGGCGCCCCGGCTGCTGGCCAAGGGGACGGATGCCGTGGCCCAGGCCATCCGCGCGCTGGCCGAGGAGCACCGCATCGTGCGCGTCGAGGCGCCCCGCGTGGCGCGCGCCATCTATTTCACCACGGATCTCAATCAGGAGATCCCCAACGGGCTGTTCGTCGCCGTGGCCCGTATCCTGGCCTATGTCTATCAGATCCGGCGCGAGGATCCGGACGTCGAGCTGGCCGATGACCTGCCGGTGCCCGAGGAGTATCTCGATCCGCGTAGCGCGCCGCGTCGCCGGAGACGGCGTCGATGA
- the fliR gene encoding flagellar biosynthetic protein FliR — protein sequence MSTLTLEATDILRWTVSLVWPFVRISAMLLVMPVFGARQINARVRLGLALLLAWMIAPQLPEVPAIDPLSVGGVVVAIEQALIGIAMGFVVTLVFSAINQAGEAIALSMGLGFASAVDPVGGVQVPMISQYLSIIATLIFLAMNGHLVLFELLLRSFETFPIGLDGPDNEDLWYIANFGSQMFAGAVLIALPAVASLLLVNLAMGVVTRAAPQLNIFAIGFPITILAGFLIILLTLPSLTARIGDFLLTALPLIERIARI from the coding sequence ATGTCGACCCTCACGCTCGAAGCCACGGATATCCTGCGCTGGACCGTCTCGCTGGTCTGGCCCTTCGTGCGCATCAGCGCCATGCTGCTGGTCATGCCCGTCTTCGGTGCGCGTCAGATCAACGCGCGCGTACGTCTGGGGCTGGCGCTGCTGCTGGCCTGGATGATCGCGCCGCAACTGCCCGAGGTACCGGCGATCGATCCGCTCAGCGTCGGCGGGGTGGTCGTGGCGATCGAGCAGGCGCTGATCGGGATCGCGATGGGCTTCGTGGTCACCCTGGTGTTCTCGGCGATCAATCAGGCCGGCGAGGCCATCGCGCTCTCGATGGGGCTGGGCTTTGCCTCGGCGGTCGATCCGGTCGGCGGGGTGCAGGTGCCGATGATCTCGCAGTATCTCTCGATCATCGCGACCCTGATCTTCCTGGCCATGAACGGGCATCTGGTGCTGTTCGAGCTCCTGCTCAGGAGCTTCGAGACCTTTCCGATCGGGCTGGATGGCCCGGACAACGAGGATCTCTGGTATATCGCGAACTTCGGCAGCCAGATGTTCGCCGGGGCCGTGCTCATCGCCCTGCCGGCGGTGGCCTCGTTGCTGCTGGTCAATCTGGCCATGGGCGTGGTCACGCGCGCCGCACCCCAGCTCAATATCTTCGCTATCGGTTTTCCGATCACCATTCTCGCCGGTTTTCTCATCATCCTGCTGACGCTGCCGAGCCTGACGGCGCGCATCGGCGACTTCCTGCTCACGGCCCTGCCGCTGATCGAGCGGATCGCGAGGATCTGA
- the fliQ gene encoding flagellar biosynthesis protein FliQ, which yields MTPEMVLDVGKEAGEVIILMSAPPLLAGLIIGLIISLFQAATQIQEMTLTFIPKLVGVGAALIFAGPWMLTLVTDYVTRLYESIPGMIG from the coding sequence ATGACACCCGAAATGGTCCTGGATGTCGGCAAGGAGGCCGGCGAGGTCATCATCCTGATGTCCGCCCCCCCCTTGCTGGCTGGACTGATCATCGGTCTGATCATCAGTCTGTTCCAGGCCGCGACCCAGATCCAGGAGATGACGCTGACCTTCATTCCCAAGCTGGTCGGGGTCGGGGCGGCGCTGATCTTCGCCGGACCCTGGATGCTTACGCTCGTCACCGACTATGTCACCCGGCTCTATGAGAGCATCCCCGGCATGATCGGTTGA